TTCATTATCACTTCATCTTTAATCATATACCCTAGTTCCAGCAGTTTACGTCTGACCGCTTCTGTATGAATATTACTTTGCAGAATAAGCGTTGGATAATCTGAAAGTTTGTCCTTACCGTTGTCCAATATCTCACTGATTAACGGGCCACCCATTCCACAGATCGCGATACAGTCCACTTCACCTATCTCAATCACTTCAAGACCATTACCGAGCCTTACATCTATTTTATCTTGCAGTTCATACTTTCTCACGTTTTCTTTTGCAGCATTAAATGGACCGATGACTACTTCCCCTGCCACTGCACCTTCGATCATTCCTTGCTGCAATGCATAGATTGGTAAATAGGCATGATCTGAACCGATATCAGCTAGCTTATTATGATTAATATAGTTTGCAACTGCCATTAACCTATTATTTATCATCATTAAAATCCTTTCCGTAATTCATTATAAAAGAGGATGAGACAACGTTGTCCCATCCTCTCATATAGATAAAATATTATTTTGCGTCTTTAAGGTACTTAACTAACGTATCTAAATCTTTATCAGAAATTTTAGATTGATCGTGTGCTGGCATCGCACCTTTACCTTCACGGATTGTTTTCTTAACAGCTGCATCATCTTTAGAGATACCTGCTAATTTAGGTCCCATAGCACCTTCTAAGTTTTGACCGTGACAAGATGTACAGTTATCCTTTGCAAACGTTTTTGCATCAAATTTCTGTTCAGTTTTAGCACCGTCTCCGCCTTCTTCTTCCCCTTTGTTCGCACCATGTGCTGACATAAAGAAAATAAGACCTACACCCATAAGCATAATAAGTATAAACGGTATCACTGGATTACGATTCATTCAATTAACCTCCCTTTAAATTCACCATATACATATCTATTTTATATTAAAAAGTAGGATTGTCAAAGACTTTTCACAATTTAATTTAATTAATCCATAAAATCTTTTAAACGTTTACTTCGTGAAGGATGACGTAATTTTCTAAGTGCCTTCGCTTCAATCTGTCTAATACGTTCACGTGTCACTCCAAACACCTTACCTACTTCCTCAAGTGTGCGCGTACGGCCATCATCAAGACCAAATCTTAAACGCAGGACATTCTCTTCTCTGTCCGTCAGCGTATCAAGAACGTCTTCTAGTTGTTCTTTCAGAAGTTCGTATGCAGCATGATCTGCAGGACTTTGCGCATCCTGATCTTCAATAAAGTCACCTAGATGACTGTCATCTTCTTCCCCAATCGGTGTTTCAAGAGAGACTGGTTCTTGAGCAATCTTCAAGATTTCTCTTACTTTTTCCGCTGGCAGATCCATTTCTTCACCAATTTCTTCTGGAGAAGGATCGCGACCTAAATCTTGCAGCAGCTGACGTTGAACACGAATTAATTTATTTATCGTTTCAACCATATGAACTGGAATTCGAATTGTACGTGCCTGGTCAGCGATTGCACGTGTGATTGCCTGACGAATCCACCACGTAGCATAAGTTGAAAATTTAAAACCTTTTGTAAAGTCAAATTTCTCTACTGCTTTAATAAGACCCATGTTCCCTTCCTGAATTAAATCAAGGAACAGCATACCACGGCCAACGTAACGCTTAGCAATACTAACTACGAGTCGTAAGTTTGCTTCTGCAAGTCGCGCTTTCGCTTCTTCGTCACCTTGTTCGATACGTTTTGCAAGTTCAATTTCTTCTTCTGCACTTAATAAATTTACACGACCAATTTCTTTTAGATACATACGTACAGGGTCATTAATCTTAACACCTGGTGGTGCTGAAAGATCATTTAAATTAATTTTGTCGTCCGTATCCTGTGCATCTTTTTCATTGATTAAAGTAATATCATTCTCAGCAATGGCTTCGAAGAATTCGTCCATATGATCAGAATCCATTTCAAAATTCTGCAGCTTATCTGCAATCTCTTCATGACTGAGATGACCATTTTTCTTACCAGTCTCAATCAACTGTGCTTTAACCTGGTCAATCGTCAATAATACATCATCTTTAGTTTTTTTCGTTTCTTTTTTGGCCATAATGGTAACCCCCTGTAGAATCTACTGTTTCTTTTGTCGTTGTAAATTAATAATTTCACGCATCAGCTGCGCACGTCTTTCATGATCCTCTGTACGTACTGCATCGCTAAGCTGTGCCTTTAACGATTGCAGTCGCTCTATTTCTTTCGGTTCCTGCTGAAAGACATAGAGGTAATCATTGACTTCTTCGATAGAAGGTTCATGATTTACGTGCATCGCATCAATCTTTAAACATGTTTCATGACATTCATGTGGGACATGTGATGAGAAATTGCTTAGCTTAAATGTCTCTTCTATTTTATAGTACCCACTTAACGCTTCATAAATCATCTGATGCACTTTAGCGCTAAAATGAGCTTCTGTAATCTGATCTTTAAATTGCATAAATAGCATACGATCATTCATAAAATATTTCAGTACCGTACGTTCAGCTAACATTTGTCGTGACAATGTCCCGCTTTCAAATGTCGGCATATGCGCTTGTGTTCTATTATCCTTTTGCACCTTGAATTTTAAGCTGTCAAAGTCTACATTAAACAATTCAGTGATTTCATGCAATACTTTTTTCTGTAAATGCTCGGAATTCATTAGTTTAGCATCTTGGATAACGTTATTCAAATGTTTTTCATAAGCAAGATCATTATTTTTAATTTCATCGAGATAATGACGCATATAAAAACTCACATATGTAAGCTTATTATGATTAAAATAACTTAAAAATTTATCCGTTCCAAGTTCTGTAATCATCTCATCAGGATCGTACCCTTTTTTCATCGGTACGACAAATACATTCATACCTTCCTGATTCAATTGTTTACCAATTTTAAGCGTTGCATCAATACCTGCGCGATCGCCATCATACATCAATGTAATATTTGATGCTAATTTCTTGAGCTGCAGTACATGTTCACGGCTGAGTGCCGTACCCATCGTTGCAATGGCATTTAATATTCCGACCTCATTAAGTTTAAGGACATCCATAAACCCTTCCAGCAGGATGACTTCATCATTATTTCGAATCGGTTTTCTTGCAACATCAATGTGATAAAGTACATTTCTTTTTTGGAAGATCAAGGTTTCAGGACTATTTAGATACTTCGGTTCGCTGCCATCAATCGATCGTGCTGAAAAACCGATAACCTTACCACGAAAGTCCTTAATAGGAAACATGATGCGGTTTCTAAACCGATCAAAATATGAAATCGTTTCTTCATTACGACTCAGCAAACCTGCGTCATAGGCCAGCGCTTCGTCATAACCTTTATTCTTTAAATAATCACGTGTAAATGTTGACACGTTAGGACTATAGCCGATTTTCTCACGTGCAATCTGTTCATCTGTGAACCCTCTGGAATATAAATATTTAAGCGCTGGTTCAGCCTGTTCAATCGCCTTAAGCACATAATTGTAATAATGCGCCATCGCTTCATGCATCGCGATCATCTTGCTCTGTTCATTATCTGGCTTTGGCGTATCGTCATCTGTCTTAACTTCAATCCCTGCACGCTCACCTAATATCTTCACTGCTTCTATAAAACTGATGGATTCTATCTGCTCTAAAAACTGAAAGACATTCCCACCTTTTTTGCAGCCGAAACAATGGCAGATCTGTTTTTCTACTGAGACCGAGAACGAAGGGGTCTTTTCATCATGAAAGGGACATAAACCGATGTAGTTTCGTCCCCTTTTTTCTAACTTGACATATTGACTGACAACGTCCAATATATCGTTCTTCTGTTGAATTTCATTGATTAGCTCTGGCTCTATATGCAAATTATGCACCTCTTTAACGTTGATTCTCAGTGATAATCTTAATGATTTCGTTTGCTGTTTCTTCTATCGCTTTATTCGAAACATCGATCACCTTACATCCAATTCTATCGACAATCGAATGGAAATAGTCAAGCTCTTCGTGGATACGGTCATCCTTAGCATAGTTCGCATCATTCTTTAACCCAAGTTGTGCAAGTCGCTCCACTCTTATCTTGTTTAACTTAGCTGGATCAATCTTTAAGGCGATACACTTGGCTGGATCTATATTAAACAGCTGCTCAGGTGGATCTACCTCTGGTACAAGCGGCACATTCATTACCTTATAACGCTTATGTGCTAAGTATTGACTTAACGGTGTCTTAGAAGTACGAGAAACACCGATCAGTACGATATCAGCTTTAGCTAATCCACGCACATCTCTGCCGTCATCATACTTTACCGCGAACTCAATCGCTTCAATTTTCTTGAAATAATCTTCATCCAGCTTATGTACTATACCTGGTTCATTTAAAGGATGTTCATCTAAAGCATCGACCAGCAATGTCATCAATGGTCCCATAATATCGACACTGTTAATACCATATGTCTCAAGCTGCTGCTGCATATACTTTCTGATTGCTGGTTTAACGAGTGTGTAAACGACAATTGATTCTTGTTCCTTTGCCAGATGAATAACCTCATCAATATTCTCGGTTGTCTCGATATAAGGTAGTCGTATCGTATCAATTACATTATTCAGTAGATTAAATTGTGATACACATGCTTTTGTAACAAGTTCTGCAGTCTCTCCTACAGAATCTGATGCGATGATTAATCTAATTTCCTTCATAAATTTATCCCCTATTCATCCTCAATTAGTGATACAAAGGCACGCGTAATTGTTGTCTTAGTGATACGTCCTGTCACTTCATAATGTTCTCCCGACTTCTGTACAACGGGCAATGAATCAATCTGTTTCTCTATCAAAAGATTTGCTGCGTAGATAAGCAGATCATCCTGCACGCACACTGAAATATTTGGCATACGGGACATAAAGACATGTACCGGCAGATTATGGATCTCCTGGTTCCCCATCGATGCACGCAGCAGATCTTTACGTGAACATACACCGACAAGATGATTGTCATGATTTGTCACAAAAAGTGTCCCTACATCCTCCAGGAACATCGTACAAATTGCATCATATGCTGAAATATCTTCGTGGATAACGACCGGAATAGACTGAAAATCTTTAACCTTAAACTTCTTAATAGACGCTGATAATAGCTGTGTGCTTGACTTACCGGTATAAAAGTATCCTACTCGTGGTCGTGCATCTAAATAGCCAGCCATAGTCAGAATTGCCAAATCCGGTCTTAATGTTGCTCGGGTTAAACTTAATTTTTCAGCGATTTTCTCTCCAGTAATGGGGCCATTATTTTTTACGATCTGTATTATCTTTTCCTGTCTTTTATTCAGCTCTATGCTAACCACCCCATACATGCATAATTTAATAACTTTATTATACCCATCAACCGCAATTTTTACAAATGACATGGCTAACATCTTGAGTCTCAGAAAGAAAGATGATATATTCTAATTAAGCGAGTTAAGGGTGGTGTGAGCTTAACAAATCATTTGGCGTAACGATCACAACTTAACATTTAAAAGTGAGTAGACACTAATTTGGGTGGAACCGCGGGTTTTATATACTCGTCCCAAGGCTTAATTGCCTTGGGACTTTTTTGTTTACTCTAAATTAATAGGAGGTTATTTATATGGCAGAAAAAAACATGGAAACAATTGTTAATCTTGCAAAACACAGAGGATTTGTCTTTCCCGGAAGTGAAATTTACGGTGGACTTGCTAACACATGGGATTACGGTCCATTAGGTGTCGAACTAAAAAACAACGTAAAACGTGCATGGTGGCAGAAATTTGTTCAGCAATCCTCTTACAATGTTGGATTAGATGCTGCAATCTTAATGAACCCAAAAACTTGGGAAGCAAGCGGTCACTTATCAAACTTCAATGATCCGATGATCGATAACAAAGATTCAAAAATACGTTACCGCGCAGATAAGCTCATTGAAGATTATATGCACGCACAAGGTGATGAGCACTTCATCGCTGACGGAATGAGCTTCGAAGAAATGAAACAATTTATCGATGACAAGGGAATCGTATGTCCTGTATCAGGTACTGCAAACTGGACAGATATCCGTCAGTTCAACTTAATGTTCAAAACATTCCAGGGTGTAACAGAATCTTCTACTAACGAAATCTTCTTACGCCCAGAAACAGCACAAGGTATCTTTGTAAATTATAAGAATGTTCAGCGCTCTATGCGTAAGAAACTACCATTTGGTATCGCACAAGTCGGTAAATCTTTCCGTAACGAAATCACACCAGGTAACTTCATCTTCAGAACACGTGAATTCGAACAGATGGAATTAGAATTCTTCTGTAAGCCAGGAACAGAGATTGAATGGCAGGAATACTGGAAGAACTTCGCAGCGAAATGGCTGAAAGATTTAGGAATTAAAGAAGAGAATACAAAACTTCGCGACCATGATGAAGATGAATTATCTCACTATTCTAATGCAACAACGGATATCGAATATAAGTTCCCATTTGGCTGGGGTGAGCTGTGGGGTATCGCGAGCCGTACAGACTTTGACTTAAAAGCACATATGGCAGCGAGCGGAGATGACTTCAGCTATCACGACCAGGAAACAAACGAGAAATATGTACCGTACTGTATCGAACCATCATTAGGGGCAGACCGTGTGACATTAGCATTCTTATGTGATGCATTTGAAGAAGAGACTTTAGAAGGTGGAGATACACGTACCGTGATGCACTTCCATCCGGCACTCGCACCGTATAAAGCTGCGATTCTGCCATTAAGTAAAAAGCTCTCACCAGATGCGATGAAAGTATATGAAGAACTTAGCGCATACTTTGCGATCGACTTTGATGAAAGTCAGTCCATCGGTAAACGTTACAGAAGACAAGATGAAATCGGTACACCATTCTGTATCACATTTGATTTCGATTCATTAGAAGACAATCAAGTAACAGTACGTGACCGTGATACGATGGAGCAAGTACGTATGCCAATTAGTGAAGTTAAAGCATTTTTAGATGAGAAAATTAAGTTTTAACAGAAGGCTGCCAAAATAACGCTTTGGCACTAAGCAAAACCCATGCAGCACATAGAAAATGCTTTTTATTTTCTGTGTTGAATGGGTTTTGTCGTAAGTGACAGTTGTTTTGGCACCGTAAACAGAAGGTTGCCAAAATAACGCTCTGGCGCTAAGCAAAACCTATTTTACTAGGCTGATAATAATCAGCCTAGTTTTTTAATATATAAAGAAAGCGTTTCCACTTGCACTTTGTGTCTATAAAGATAAAATGTAAATAAAGGAGGATGATTATGACTACATTTGAACAGATACAGAGACTTGATCAAAATGATGGTTTAAAGCAGTACAGAGAGGAATTTTATTTCAATAAAGATAACATATACTTCAATGGTAATTCGCTCGGCCTGATGAGTAAACGTGCTGAAGCTTCTGTCATGGAGATAATGGATATGTGGAAACAATATGGAATCGATGGCTGGATGTCTGGTACACGTCCATGGTTCTATTTAACGGATGAAATATCAAAATTATTTGAACCGCTGATTGGTGCCCAGGCAAAGAATATCTGTATCACGGGTTCGACAACAACAAACATTCATCAGATGGTAGCAACGCTCTATGAGCCGACACCAGAGCGCTATAAAATTATAGCAGATACGCTTAATTTTCCTTCAGATATTTATGCCCTGCAATCTCAGCTGTCCTTAAAAGGTTATCCGGACGCACTCATTGCGATTGAAAGTTCAGATGATCAGACATTGTGTACGGAGACTATTATTGAAGCAATGGCAGAAGATGTGTCGCTCATATTACTTCCGAGCATCTTATATCGTAGCGGCCAAATTCTTGATATGGAACGTATCACAAAGGCAGCTCATGACAGAGGAATCCTGGTCGGCTTCGATCTATGTCACTCCATCGGCAGCATTCCACATGAACTTGAGCGTTATGACGTAGATTTCGCGGTGTGGTGCACATATAAGCATTTAAATGGTGGTCCAGGCAGTGTCGGCGGATTATACATACACGAACGTCATCATCATAAATCACCTGGACTTGCAGGCTGGTTCGGCTCAGATAAAGATAAACAGTTTGATATGGCACATACGTTTACAAAAGCAGAAGATGCTAAAGCTTATCAGATTGGTACCCCTCACCTACTGAGCTTAGCTCCGATCATCGGTGCTGTTCAGATGGTTAATGAGGCAGGGATACATAATATCAGGGCAAAATCACTTAAATTAACCGATCTGCTCATCGATCTAATCACAGTGCATCTTACTTCATATGGCTTTAGCATAACGACACCGATAGCTCATAACGAACGTGGCGGGCATGTTTATATCGAACATAACGATGCAGCACGTATCGTCAAGGCTATGAAAGCACAAGGAATCATTCCCGACTTCAGAGCACCAAGAGGTATCAGACTCTCACCTGTTGCATTATACAATACATATGAGGATGTATATAATGCCGTGATGACAATAAAAACTATTATGGAAGATGAAGTGTATAAACAATATAGTAATGAAAGAGATGTGGTTGCATAATGTGGATCGATATATCACAACCGCTTGATCGTAAGATTGCTCATTGGGAAGGTGATCAGCCGTTTAAATATTCACTGTCATTCACCAAACAAGAGACGGGTTCTGTCAATATTGGACATATCGCGACAAGTACACATACCGGTACTCATGTGGATGCCCCTTTCCATTTTGATGATGATGGTAAACGTATCATCGATATGGAAATAGATCGTTTCATCGGGGACTGTTGCGTTATCGATCAGTCAGAGGAACCCTATATCACAGCTGACTCACTTGCAAGCTGTATACCTGATGATACACCTCGTGTACTCATAAAGACACGTGTACCAAATGACAGAATGCGCTTCCCGTCTGAAATTCCTTTTATAACACCTGAAGCAGCAGCACTGCTTCATTCTAAAGGCGTCAAGCTTATTGGAGTCGATGTCCCATCTGTTGATGATAGAACGAGCAAATCTTTACAAGGTCATCATGCACTCCATCAGTTCGATATTTACATTCTGGAAAACTTAATGCTTGATCACATTGAAACAGGTCATTACGAAATGATTGCGTTACCGCTCCCTCTCATTGAAGCAGATGGTAGTCCTGTACGTGCAGTAATCAGAAGAAAGGATGAAGTGTATGAATAAAGTATTTGATAACGAAAAACATATACATACGGATTTTAAGCAAGATATGACGTATAGCAGCTATTTAAGTTTAGATACGCTGCTGAACAGCCATCACCCACTGAGCAATCATCATGATGAGATGCTTTTTATTACGGTTCATCATGTCAGCGAAATCTGGATGAAACAGTTATTGCATGAACTTAAAGCTGCAATAGACAATCTGGAACGCAATGAATTTAGAATTGCATTCAAGAACTTAGCACGTATCTCAAATATTCAGGAACAGATCATAAACGTATGGGATGTGCTGTCGACTTTAACACCGAGCGAATACTTGCAATTCCGAGATAAACTCGGTCACTCTTCTGGTTTCCAATCGTATCAGAATCGTCTGATTGAATTTTATCTTGGATATAAGACAGATTATATATTAAAGATATATGCACATGACGAAAGTATATATCAGCAGCTAAAAGCAGCATATGACAGTCCGAGTCTATACGATGTAGCTATTAAAAAGCTACATGAACAAGGATTTAATATTAGTGAAAGTGTATTGAATCGTCCTGTTCAGCAGGCATACAGCAAACACGATGATGTTAAAGCGGCATGGAAGCACATTTATCAACATCACGAAGCGTATTTCGAACTGTATGAACTTGCTGAGGAATTAATGGATATCGAAGACCGATTCCAGCAATGGCGTTTCAGACATATGAAGACGGTGGAACGTATCATCGGATTTAAGATGGGTACGGGTGGATCAAATGGTGTGAACTATTTAAAGAAAGTTTTAGACCAGTATTTCTTCCCTGAACTATGGGAGTTAAGAACAGAACTATAAAATAAAAGCTTGTAAAGGAAGATTTCTTCCTCTACAAGCTTTTATTTTATATCCATTTCATCCTACGTTCATCCTTCGAGTCGCTTCATCTGCTCCAGAATCTTCCTCGACTTGATATAGACACCTACAAATTCATCATACATCTTATACACGAGTGTTTCCATCTCGTCAATTATGCTCTGGTCGATTTTTATAGAGCTTAAACTTTCAACCGGTACTTCACTGAGCAGATATAGCATATACAGACTCTTATTCGTCATACGGATTGCATGTGGGTCTTCAATAAGCGCCTCTTTCGTAATCACGCTATTAAACTGAAATGAATACGCAATAAAATCTTTATGTGTCATATTGCCGTCATAAGTACTGTACTTAAAATTCGGTACATAACCATAGAGCGGCATGCATTTAATACTCACTAGCAGCGCAATAAGTCTTGCATTATCACTTTCACTCATATGTGTCAGTGCGACTTTAAGTAACTGGTATGCATATGGATTCGCCTCATCTTCTTCAAGTGCACGGTCAATCAACTCAACAACATACTGTGCATACGTCATCACATAGATATCTTCACGTATCGCATAATGGCTGTTAATTGTATCAACTGAAGATAATGTACCCATTCCTTTGAACTGAGAGAAGATAAACAGATTTTCATAGAACAGATCTAAACCCACGCCATACTTTGTTGATTTACGTGCATTCCTAGCCATTAACGCAACTTTAACTCCCGCTTCATTCAAAAAGGTGATAATCAGATGATTATCACCATAAGCGACACGTCTAATGACGATACCTACAGCTTTCTTAAGCATTAATATTCGTCTTCTCTATAGCCAATTTGACGTATGAAGTTCGGTTTATTTCTCCAGTCCTTCTGCACTTTCACCCAAAGCTCCAGATATACTTTAGAACCTAACAACATCTCGATATCTTTACGGGCAAGCTGTCCAATCTTTTTAAGCATTGACCCTTGTTTACCGATAACAATCCCTTTTTGAGATTCTCGTTCGATATAGATCGTCGCTTCAATATGAACACGTTCTTCCGTTTCTTTGACCATCTTCTCCACCTGCACACCAATAGCATGCGGAATTTCCTGGCTCGTTAAATGCAGCGCTTTCTCACGAATTAGTTCTGCTACGATAAATTCTTCCGGATGATCTGAAATCTGATCTTTCGGATAGTACATCGGACCTTCCGGCATATATCCTTCTATCACCTGTACAAGATGATCGACATTATTACCTTGCAATGCTGAAATCGGAACAATTTCTGCAAACGGTAATAAATCTTTATACTTTTCAATCTCCTTGATCAGTTCGTCAGGATGTATCTTATCAATTTTATTCAGTACTAAAAATATCGGCGTGCGATTATTCTTCAGCAGTTCGATAATAAATTCATCACCTCGTCCGATACTCTCTTCAACATTGACCATAAACATAATTGCATCAACTTCACGTAACGTATTCTTCGCAACTTTCATCATATAGTCACCAAGCATGTGTTTCGGCTTATGGATACCCGGTGTATCGATAAAGATAATCTGTGACTGCTCTGTCGTTAATACTCCTTGTACCTTGTTACGCGTCGTCTGTGCTTTATCTGACATAATCGCTACTTTCTGTCCTAGCACTTTATTCATAAATGTAGATTTCCCTACATTCGGGCGTCCGATAATCGCTACAAACCCTGATTTAAATTCATTTGACATTACTCCAAATCCTTTCCTGAGAACCCTAGTGGTAATAGATCGTCGACAGTACGTTCAATAACATCGCCTTTTACATTCGTTAAGAATACAGGCATGTCATCATCACACAACTCTTTAATAACTTGTCGACAAGAGCCGCATGGAGATGAAGGATGCTCAGTATCTGTCGTAACGACCAATACTTCAAAGTCACCCGGCTTATAGCCATCTGCAATCGCAGATACTAAAGCTGTACGTTCAGCGCAGATGCAATCTCCATATGCTGCATTCTCGACATTACATCCATCAAAGGATTTCCCGTCTTTCGTGATTAAATATGCACCAACTTTAAAGTTGGAATAAGGTGCATGTGCCTTTTGCTGTGCACGAATGACGCCTTCTAACCATTCCTGTTTAAATTCCATGATCATTCCCCCTTAGAATAACTTCAATAAATAAGGTAAAAATATGATAACTCCAATGAATAAACTCATAAATGAGGCGATTAATACGGCAAGACTTGCTGTATCCTTCGCATACTTCGCTAATTCATGATACTCATCGGTCACGAGATCTACTACATATTCTACAGAAGTATTGATGACTTCCATAAAGAGCACTGCACTAATTGCAATAATAACAAATAACCATTCTGTCGCAGTGATATTAAATATTACACCACTTAGGATGACACCCATCGCTGCAATCAGATGCAGTAAAAAGTTTTTGTCCTTCTGTAATAATACAACGAGTCCTGCTATCGGATGTTTAAATCGTTTGATCATGCGTCTCTACGTAATCCGAATGCATTTAATATTTCATCCTGACGAC
Above is a window of Macrococcoides canis DNA encoding:
- the kynA gene encoding tryptophan 2,3-dioxygenase produces the protein MKCMNKVFDNEKHIHTDFKQDMTYSSYLSLDTLLNSHHPLSNHHDEMLFITVHHVSEIWMKQLLHELKAAIDNLERNEFRIAFKNLARISNIQEQIINVWDVLSTLTPSEYLQFRDKLGHSSGFQSYQNRLIEFYLGYKTDYILKIYAHDESIYQQLKAAYDSPSLYDVAIKKLHEQGFNISESVLNRPVQQAYSKHDDVKAAWKHIYQHHEAYFELYELAEELMDIEDRFQQWRFRHMKTVERIIGFKMGTGGSNGVNYLKKVLDQYFFPELWELRTEL
- the recO gene encoding DNA repair protein RecO, with the protein product MLKKAVGIVIRRVAYGDNHLIITFLNEAGVKVALMARNARKSTKYGVGLDLFYENLFIFSQFKGMGTLSSVDTINSHYAIREDIYVMTYAQYVVELIDRALEEDEANPYAYQLLKVALTHMSESDNARLIALLVSIKCMPLYGYVPNFKYSTYDGNMTHKDFIAYSFQFNSVITKEALIEDPHAIRMTNKSLYMLYLLSEVPVESLSSIKIDQSIIDEMETLVYKMYDEFVGVYIKSRKILEQMKRLEG
- the era gene encoding GTPase Era: MSNEFKSGFVAIIGRPNVGKSTFMNKVLGQKVAIMSDKAQTTRNKVQGVLTTEQSQIIFIDTPGIHKPKHMLGDYMMKVAKNTLREVDAIMFMVNVEESIGRGDEFIIELLKNNRTPIFLVLNKIDKIHPDELIKEIEKYKDLLPFAEIVPISALQGNNVDHLVQVIEGYMPEGPMYYPKDQISDHPEEFIVAELIREKALHLTSQEIPHAIGVQVEKMVKETEERVHIEATIYIERESQKGIVIGKQGSMLKKIGQLARKDIEMLLGSKVYLELWVKVQKDWRNKPNFIRQIGYREDEY
- the cdd gene encoding cytidine deaminase; the encoded protein is MEFKQEWLEGVIRAQQKAHAPYSNFKVGAYLITKDGKSFDGCNVENAAYGDCICAERTALVSAIADGYKPGDFEVLVVTTDTEHPSSPCGSCRQVIKELCDDDMPVFLTNVKGDVIERTVDDLLPLGFSGKDLE
- a CDS encoding diacylglycerol kinase family protein; translated protein: MKRFKHPIAGLVVLLQKDKNFLLHLIAAMGVILSGVIFNITATEWLFVIIAISAVLFMEVINTSVEYVVDLVTDEYHELAKYAKDTASLAVLIASFMSLFIGVIIFLPYLLKLF